GGAGGTGGTGGAGGCGGTGGAGGGGCCGATTACGCCCAATCGCTGTGCGGTGGGGCCGGGGCAATGCTCGCGGGACGGCTATTGCACCGTGCATCCGGTCTGGGTGCGCATTCAGCAGGAGGTGCGCAGAAGTCTGGCCGAAATCACCCTGAAGGATCTGGTTCAGAAGTAAGTTGTTTATTTAAAATGGTTTTTTTAGCTTTTTCTTGACTGTCGAGACTTTTCTCGGTATTGGTGAACGACAATTTGACCTGACGGTTCAGTGAAAGTCCCTGGAAAACGCCATGGGACTTTTGTCGTTTCACTTCCCGGCTGCAATGGTGCAGGCCGCTACTTCAAGAGAAAAGGAGCTCCCGTCGGACTAAGACAACCTGCTGTTGTGCCTATCCGGTTCAGGGTGTCGTCCGACACCACCCGCCCAGTCTTCCCACTCGTTATCTATGAAAAATTCATGTATTACCATCAGTATCCATCACCTGATCGCCCTGTTGATTCTCGTGTCCCTACCGCTGCTCATTGTCGCCTGCAGCAACTCGCGCTGGTACGCTCCCGAAGAGACGGCGTCCGTCAAGGAAGCGCCCGAAACCCACCTGGAGCAGGAGATTCGCTCCGTCATGGAAAAGGGGGTTTCGCTGGAAGAGCGCAAGCGTCAGCTTCCGGTCATCGAAGCCGCCTTTGCCCGGCTTACCACGCCGGAGCGGGCCAGAAACCTGGCGGCGCTCTGCTACATCAAGACCTTGGGAACGCCGCTGACCCCGCTTGACATGGCCGAGATCGCCCTTGCCGAGACCGGGGGGCATGCTCTGTCTTCCCGCGCCACTTCTCCCAAGGGGGCCGCTGGTGTCTGGCAGTTGATGCCGAGCCAGGCCCGCAGTCACGGGTATGACCCCGGCGAGATGCGGGACGATGAAAAATGCGCTGAAGCTGCCGTGCGTACCCTGCTTAGCAAGTTGGAAGTTGCCGATGGCAAGCTGGACTTGGCCAAGAAATACTATTGCGGGATCGGCCCTCAGGCCGACGCTTACCTGCGCAAGATTCGCCGGATCCGCAAGGAGCTTCAGGCGGCGTTGAACGCAGCCGGTGCCACCGTGGCCATGCGAACGGACGACGTTTCGCTCACCCGGTGACGCTCCGGTTGCCGGTGGCTGCACTCCCTCTCTGGTGGGCCGCACAGTCAGGCTAGATGAAATTCCCTGTCGTTTCACCCGCCGATGCTCTTTCTGCTGAGAGCCCCATCGATTCCCTGCCCGTTCCGCTGGAACGGGCAGGAGGCTGTGCCGCTCCTGTGGCTCTTTTTTCTTTTTCTTCCTGCTCCCGCAGTACACCGTCCGGTTTCGGCGAGGCGTAGCGGAGCCCCCTGAAAATCCCCCTTTTCGCTTGCCCTGGCGCAAGTCGCTCTGGTATAGTTCCCCGTATTTTCTGCGCCCAGTCTGTTGAAAGGAGGACCAGTATCGTGGAGCGGACGAGCTCCGGAGCAATCGGCTCCGGCATGACCTTGCGTACCAGAATAGTGCTTCTGGCGCTTTCCTCGATTCTCGCCATGCTGGTAGTGGTTCTCATGGGTGCCGTGATGGTGAGCGATGTGCCCTTCAATGGCGAACTCAGGAGCAAAATGGTGCTGACCTTCGTGGTCGTTGCCGCTCTGATCGCTCTGATCGTCGCCCTTGCCCTCCATACCGTCAGATCCGTTGTCAACCCGATTCGCCAGTGCATCGAGTTTTCCGGCCAGCTGGCTGCCGGCTCCCTGCAGCAGCGGCTCAACGTCCGCTGCAGCGGCGAGGTGGGAGAGCTGGTGGACGCCATGAACGCCATGGCGGAAAACCTGCATCGGATCGTCTCCCACCTGAACGGCACCACCGATGAACTGCATGCCATCGACCGCACCATCGAGCGTGCCGCCGGACAAGTGGTGAATGCCACCGGGCTGCAGGAGGAGGCGGTTAGCGAAACGACCCGTATTGCGGTGCAGTTCAACGATTCCGTGGTGCGCATATCCCAGGGGATCGACCAGCTTGCCTCCTCGGCCGGCGAGACTTCCTCCTCGGTCCTGGAAATGGCGGCCAGCATTGAAGAGGTTGCCATCAATACCGATACGCTGGCCACCTCCGTCGACGAGGTGAGCTCCTCGGTGATCGAGATGGCCGCCTCCATCAAGGGGATCGGCGCCAATATCACCAATCTGCTGGAAGCATCCAGCACGACCGCCTCCTCCGTCGCCCAGATGGATGCCTCCATCCGTCAGGTGGAAAAAAGTGCCATGGATACGGCGGTCATTTCGGAAACGGTCCGTTCCGATGCCGCCAACGGCCTGACCTCGGTACAGGAAACCATTGCCGGTATGCAGGAGATTCGCAGGGCCTCCCGTATTACCGCCGAGGTGGTTGAGCACCTCTCCCTGCGGGTGAACGATATCGGCGCAATCCTGTCGGTGATCGACGAAGTGGCCGAACAGACCAACCTGCTGGCCCTGAACGCCGCCATCATCGCCGCCCAGGCCGGTGAGCAGGGCAAAGGGTTTGCCGTGGTGGCCGATGAGATCAAGGAGCTGGCTGAGCGTACCTCCTCCTCCACCCGGGAAATCGCCCTGGTGATCAACGGCGTCCAGGAGGAGACCGGACGGGCCGTGGCCGCCATTAACCAGGCTGAACTGGCCATTTCCGCCGGCGAGGAGCTCTCGGAGCGTTCCGGGGCGGTGCTGGAGAAGATCGTTGCCGGGGTGCAGCAGGCCGGCCTGCAGATCAGCGCCATCGCCCGGGCCACTGTCGAGCAGGCCAAGGGGAGCCAGAATATCCGGATTGCCATGGAGCAGGTTGAGGAGATGGTGGAGCAGATCGCCCACTCCACCCGCGAGCACGGCCGCGGCAGCGACATGATCACTTCAGCGGTGGAGCGGATGCGTGAAATGACCAACCAGGTGCGCAGCTCCACTCGCGAGCAGAGTAAGACCAGTGCCCTGATCGCCCGGGCCACGGAAGATGTGACCACCATGATCGAACGAATTCGGGAGACCTGTGCCGACCAGGCAGTGCAGAGCACGGCCATCGAACGGACCATCGAGAACATCCGGCTCGCTTCCAGCGCCACCTCCCAAGCGGCACGGGTGATGAACGGCGCCGTTACCTCCCTGGCACGGCAGATAGAGCAGTTGGAAAAAGAGATGGATGGTTTCACGGCATGAACAAACGTATTGCCGCACACCTGACCTCGTTGCGCAAAACGGGGCGTAAGGCGCTGGTAACCTTCATTACCGCCGGCGATCCCGACCTGGCAACCACGGCCACCCTGTTGCCGCTTTTGGAGCGGGCCGGTGTCGATATTATCGAGCTGGGTATTCCGTTTTCCGATCCCATGGCCGACGGTCCCACCATTCAGCGGGCCTCGGAGCGGGCTCTGGCTGCGGGAACGACCCTGTCCAGCGTGCTGGAACTGGTACAGAGCGTTCGCCCTGCGGTTACGGTGCCCATTGTGCTGATGGGCTACAGCAACCCGATCTACCACTACGGTTGGGAGCGCTTTGCCGTCGATGCCGCGGCAGCCGGGGTGGATGGGCTGCTGCTGGTGGACCTGCCGCCGGAAGAGGCGGACGAACTATTGCCCGTCGCCCGAAGTGCGGGGCTGGATCTGATCTTTCTGCTGACCCCCACCTCGGGGCCGGACCGGATTGCCCGGGTGGCCCGCAGCGGCAGCGGATTTCTTTACTACGTTACCGTTACCGGGGTTACGGGGGCTCGGCAGCATGTGTCGCAGAGCCTGTCCGGCGAACTGGCGGCGGTGCGCAGCGCGGTCAGGCTGCCGGTCATGGCCGGCTTCGGCATCTCCACGCCCGAGCAGGCCGCCCTGGTAGCCGCCGACGCCGACGGCGTCGTGGTGGGCAGCGCCATCGTCAAGCTGTTCGAACAGTACCGGGGAGAGCAGTTGCAGGAGGCGGTGACTGCGCTGGTGGGCAGCCTCAAGCTGGGTATTTCACATTCAACGAGGACTTAAGACATGAGCTGGTTCAAGCGCGCCAAAGCCGGAATTGAAAAGAGCAGCACCCATAACGTCAAGGTTCCCGAGGGGCTCTGGACCAAATGCCCCTCGTGCAGTGAATCGGTGCTTTCCAAGGAGATCGCGGAGAACCTGCAGGTCTGCCCCAAGTGCGGTCATCACTTCCGGATCGCTCCTCGCCAGCGGCTGCAGGCGCTGCTGGACAACGGCACCTGGCTGGAACACGATGCCGGCATGACCTCGGTTGATTTCCTGGAATTCAAGGACACCAAGGGGTACCAGGAGCGGATCGACGCCACCCTGGCCAAGGGAGGCTCCCGGGACGCGGTGATCTGCGTCGAGGGGGGAATTGAGGGGATTGCGGTGCAGGTGGCGATCTTTGATTTCTCCTTCATGGGGGGGAGCATGGGCAGTGTGGTGGGGGAAAAAATTACCCGCGCCATCGAGCGGGGGGTGGAAAAGCGGCAGCCGGTGCTGGTCATTTCCGCATCCGGCGGCGCCCGCATGCAGGAGTCGATCCTGTCCTTGATGCAGATGGCCAAGACCTCCGCAGCTCTGGCAAAGCTGAAAAATGCCGGCATTCCGTTCCTTTCCATCCTGACCGATCCCACCACCGGCGGCGTCACCGCCAGCTTCTCCATGCTGGGAGACCTGAACATTGCCGAGCCGAAGGCGCTGATCGGGTTTGCCGGTCCGCGGGTCATCGAGCAGACCATCCGCCAGAAGCTGCCGGAAGGTTTCCAGCGTTCAGAGTATCTCCTTGACCACGGCATGATCGACATGATCGTCCCCCGTACCGAGATGCGCACTACCCTGGGACGGCTCCTGGCCATGCTGACCAAGCGCTGAGCGTGGCCGCGTCCCAGCGACTGGCGGAAATATTCGGCCGCCGGCGTTTTGCCATCCGGCCGGGAACCGAGCGCATAAGCGGCCTGCTGGCCCGCCTGGATCATCCGGAGCGGGCCTTTTCCTCCATCCATGTTGTCGGCACCAACGGCAAGGGGTCGACGGCGTCGTTTCTTGCCGCCATGCTGACGGCCGCCGGCTGTCGTACCGGCCTGTTCACGTCACCCCACCTGATCAGTTACCACGAGCGCTTTCAGATCGACGGCGCTCTCATTGCCCAGGACGCCCTGGAACGGATGCTGGACCGGGTGCTGGCAGTGGCCGCGCCCGAGGATACGTTTTTCGAGCTGACCACTGCCCTTGCCTGTTGCTGGTTTGCCGAAAACGGTGTGACGGTTGCCGTTCTGGAGGCCGGCATGGGGGGGCGTTCCGATGCCACGGCGGCGGTACCCGCCCTATGCACCCTGATCACGCCGGTCTCGCGGGACCACAGCCAGTGGCTGGGAGAAACCACGGCAGCCATTGCCGCCGAAAAGGCGGCTATCGCCGAGGCGGGCACGCCCCTGCTGTCCGCCCGTCAGGAACCGGCGGTACTGGCGGTACTGGCGGAGCAGTGCGCCCTGCGGGGGCAGGAACTGCTGCTGTGCGGCCGGAATTTCGACGTGGCCCGCCGGGGGGACGGTTCCCTGTGCTACCGGGATGCCGACATCCGGTTGGAGGGACTGGTTCCCGGCCTGGTGGGGAACTACCAGAGCGGAAACGCCGCCCTGGCCATCGCCGGTGCCCGTTCGGTTGCACGGCAGCTTGGTCTGCCGCTGACCGGGGAGCAGATCCGGCGCGGCATCGCCGCTGCCCGCTGGCCGGGCCGCATGGAGCTGATCCGCCTGGATGGCGGCGGCCGCCTGCTGCTGGACGGTGCCCACAATCCGGCCGGCGCTGTGGCACTGGCCGAAGCGCTGCGGGAATACCAAGCCACGCGCATCACGCTGCTGCTGGGGCTGATGGAAGACAAGGACATTGACGGTATTCTGGGGGCACTCGGGCCGTTGGCACAGATAATCGTGACCGTTGAACCCCGGCAGGAGCGGGCACTATCGGCGCAACGACTGGCGGAGTTCTGCGAACAGCGGGGGATTCCGGTGCTCGTGGGCGGTACGGTTCCCGAAGGGGTGGCGGCGGCACGGGCACGGACCGGTGTCGGCGACCTGCTGGTGGCTGCCGGTTCGTTGTTCGTGGTAGGAGAGGTGAAGGCTGCGCTGGCCGGCCAGGTCTGCGAGGCGGTGCGCGGCTGAGTGAGGGTGGAGATGCCGATGCGGAGACGCTCGATACATACCGGACTGGTGCTGGGGGTCTGCCTGTGGGGGCTGTTGTTGCCCCTGCCTGCGGCGGCGGAAGATGTCCGGGAGGCCGGTGTGCCCGGCATGACCATCCGTGCCGACCGGATGAGTCATCAGGTTGCCGGTGATCTGCTCACCGCCAGCGGCAGTGTGGCCATCACCTGGCAGGAGATGACCCTCACCGCCGACGAGGTGCAGCTTGACCGCACCCGGAATATCCTGACCGCCCGGGGTAACGTAAGCATGGTCAAAGCCGGCGACACGATGCGGGGGGATGCTCTGCTCCTCGACACCGAAACCGGCCGGGCCGAGATGGAAAACGGCCGTATTTTCATGACCCAGGGTAATTTCCATATCGGCGGCAGCCGCATCGCCCGCACCGGGGACG
The window above is part of the Trichlorobacter ammonificans genome. Proteins encoded here:
- the accD gene encoding acetyl-CoA carboxylase, carboxyltransferase subunit beta, whose amino-acid sequence is MSWFKRAKAGIEKSSTHNVKVPEGLWTKCPSCSESVLSKEIAENLQVCPKCGHHFRIAPRQRLQALLDNGTWLEHDAGMTSVDFLEFKDTKGYQERIDATLAKGGSRDAVICVEGGIEGIAVQVAIFDFSFMGGSMGSVVGEKITRAIERGVEKRQPVLVISASGGARMQESILSLMQMAKTSAALAKLKNAGIPFLSILTDPTTGGVTASFSMLGDLNIAEPKALIGFAGPRVIEQTIRQKLPEGFQRSEYLLDHGMIDMIVPRTEMRTTLGRLLAMLTKR
- the trpA gene encoding tryptophan synthase subunit alpha — its product is MNKRIAAHLTSLRKTGRKALVTFITAGDPDLATTATLLPLLERAGVDIIELGIPFSDPMADGPTIQRASERALAAGTTLSSVLELVQSVRPAVTVPIVLMGYSNPIYHYGWERFAVDAAAAGVDGLLLVDLPPEEADELLPVARSAGLDLIFLLTPTSGPDRIARVARSGSGFLYYVTVTGVTGARQHVSQSLSGELAAVRSAVRLPVMAGFGISTPEQAALVAADADGVVVGSAIVKLFEQYRGEQLQEAVTALVGSLKLGISHSTRT
- a CDS encoding methyl-accepting chemotaxis protein, producing the protein MERTSSGAIGSGMTLRTRIVLLALSSILAMLVVVLMGAVMVSDVPFNGELRSKMVLTFVVVAALIALIVALALHTVRSVVNPIRQCIEFSGQLAAGSLQQRLNVRCSGEVGELVDAMNAMAENLHRIVSHLNGTTDELHAIDRTIERAAGQVVNATGLQEEAVSETTRIAVQFNDSVVRISQGIDQLASSAGETSSSVLEMAASIEEVAINTDTLATSVDEVSSSVIEMAASIKGIGANITNLLEASSTTASSVAQMDASIRQVEKSAMDTAVISETVRSDAANGLTSVQETIAGMQEIRRASRITAEVVEHLSLRVNDIGAILSVIDEVAEQTNLLALNAAIIAAQAGEQGKGFAVVADEIKELAERTSSSTREIALVINGVQEETGRAVAAINQAELAISAGEELSERSGAVLEKIVAGVQQAGLQISAIARATVEQAKGSQNIRIAMEQVEEMVEQIAHSTREHGRGSDMITSAVERMREMTNQVRSSTREQSKTSALIARATEDVTTMIERIRETCADQAVQSTAIERTIENIRLASSATSQAARVMNGAVTSLARQIEQLEKEMDGFTA
- a CDS encoding transglycosylase SLT domain-containing protein: MKNSCITISIHHLIALLILVSLPLLIVACSNSRWYAPEETASVKEAPETHLEQEIRSVMEKGVSLEERKRQLPVIEAAFARLTTPERARNLAALCYIKTLGTPLTPLDMAEIALAETGGHALSSRATSPKGAAGVWQLMPSQARSHGYDPGEMRDDEKCAEAAVRTLLSKLEVADGKLDLAKKYYCGIGPQADAYLRKIRRIRKELQAALNAAGATVAMRTDDVSLTR
- a CDS encoding bifunctional folylpolyglutamate synthase/dihydrofolate synthase, encoding MAASQRLAEIFGRRRFAIRPGTERISGLLARLDHPERAFSSIHVVGTNGKGSTASFLAAMLTAAGCRTGLFTSPHLISYHERFQIDGALIAQDALERMLDRVLAVAAPEDTFFELTTALACCWFAENGVTVAVLEAGMGGRSDATAAVPALCTLITPVSRDHSQWLGETTAAIAAEKAAIAEAGTPLLSARQEPAVLAVLAEQCALRGQELLLCGRNFDVARRGDGSLCYRDADIRLEGLVPGLVGNYQSGNAALAIAGARSVARQLGLPLTGEQIRRGIAAARWPGRMELIRLDGGGRLLLDGAHNPAGAVALAEALREYQATRITLLLGLMEDKDIDGILGALGPLAQIIVTVEPRQERALSAQRLAEFCEQRGIPVLVGGTVPEGVAAARARTGVGDLLVAAGSLFVVGEVKAALAGQVCEAVRG